The nucleotide sequence CAATGGCATTGGTGGAATCTTGTGCCCTGGTAGTATTAACGGATTTACTCATAAGCAGATTTCGTGCAAAACTACAATTTATATTGTTTATTTTATTTCCTGTGGAGCTTTTATCAGTTCACTTGCCAACACTAAAATTATAAATTTAGACTTTTAGGTAATCAATAATAGTAAATATTGAAAAATAATGGCTGGCTTTATTATCAGTTCTTCATTATTGACCAGCTTCTTAATCCATCGGCTACTTTTCTGTCATTGGATAAGCGCTGCACTTTGTTCTGACCTCCCAACTTTCCAATAGACTTCATATATTCTTGAAACCCATCTTTTTTTATTTGGGTAATTTTTAAGGTTTGGAGAATTTTGCCTTCAATTAAATCAAAATAATAAGTGTTTTGCTGCTGCAAAGATTTATCCAAGATGCTTATGAATTTTTTGATGTCCGACGGGGGATGTTCAAATTCGATTAGCCATTCGTGATAAGGAAGTTCTTTTTCTTCCGGATTAATTTGTGGGGCCACAGTAAATTCGTTTATACTGGCATCTGTACACTCTATGGCTTGTTTCATGGCTTCTTCTACTTCCTTGCCAATAACATGCTCCCCAAACGCGGATATAAAATGTTTAATTCTCCCGGAAACAATGATTTTAAAGGGCTTTAAGGAAATAAACTGAATGGTATCTCCAAGATTGTAAGCCCATAATCCGGCATTTGTAGATATGATCATGACGTAATTTACTCCCAGTTCAACATCTTTAAGGGTAATACGTTTGGGGTTTTCCACAAAGAATTCATCGGCTTTGACAAACTCATAGAAGATGCCCGAATTCAATAACAAAAGCATCCCATTTTCCTTTTGGGAATTTTGGTAGGCGAAAAATCCTTCACTGGCGGGGAAAAGTTCTATGCTGTCTACACGGCGCCCGATGAGGTTCTCAAATTTTGCACGATAAGGTTCGTAGTTAACCCCTCCATAAATGAAAAGCTGAAAATTTTTGAAGAGATCTCCTATCTTTTTTTCTGTTTTTTTGTTCAGCTTTTCAAAATACATTTGAACCCAAGAAGGTATTCCAGCAATAACGGTCATGTTCTCGTTTACCGTTTCCTCTACAATTTTGTTCACTTTGGTGTCCCAGTCCTCCAAACAATTGGTTTCCCAACTTGGCAATCTGTTTTTTTGTAGATAATTGGGAACATAGTGTGCGGATATACCTGATAATCTACCAATCTTTATCCCATTTTTTTCTTTCATTTCTGGACTTCCTTGAAGAAAGATCATTTTTCCATTCACAAAATCTGCATTTCCCGTTTCATGGATATAATTCAAAATGGCATTTCTGGAAGCTTCAACCTGGTACTTAATGGATTCGTGGGTAATGGGGATGTATTTAACCCCGGATGTGGTCCCTGAAGTTTTAGCAAAATAGGCAGGTTTACCGGGCCATAATACATCTTTCTGACCAGCTACTACTTTCTCTACATATCCCTTTAATTCTTCATAGTCCCTTATAGGAACCTTGTTGGCGAAGTCGGAATGCGATTTTATCTGTGAAAAATTGTGATCCTTACCAAAGTCGGTATTTTTGGCATTGGATA is from Arenibacter algicola and encodes:
- a CDS encoding GH3 auxin-responsive promoter family protein; protein product: MSLKSFAAKIFAKNIAKKTAKWVNNPIQTQEKVFQSLISNAKNTDFGKDHNFSQIKSHSDFANKVPIRDYEELKGYVEKVVAGQKDVLWPGKPAYFAKTSGTTSGVKYIPITHESIKYQVEASRNAILNYIHETGNADFVNGKMIFLQGSPEMKEKNGIKIGRLSGISAHYVPNYLQKNRLPSWETNCLEDWDTKVNKIVEETVNENMTVIAGIPSWVQMYFEKLNKKTEKKIGDLFKNFQLFIYGGVNYEPYRAKFENLIGRRVDSIELFPASEGFFAYQNSQKENGMLLLLNSGIFYEFVKADEFFVENPKRITLKDVELGVNYVMIISTNAGLWAYNLGDTIQFISLKPFKIIVSGRIKHFISAFGEHVIGKEVEEAMKQAIECTDASINEFTVAPQINPEEKELPYHEWLIEFEHPPSDIKKFISILDKSLQQQNTYYFDLIEGKILQTLKITQIKKDGFQEYMKSIGKLGGQNKVQRLSNDRKVADGLRSWSIMKN